One part of the Sorangiineae bacterium MSr11954 genome encodes these proteins:
- a CDS encoding VWA domain-containing protein produces the protein MKFAYDLLHFPGLLIAIGCVLFVVAFAASLLLASLARVRAEKRFGDPSLVAKLATFDAAGRRAAKGVLLVLGLLLAFGALSRPQSAGQRVLPATNLDVVVVLDYSKSMYARDILPSRIARAKAEVSELIRKLKGARFGAVAFAGEPMNFPLTSDGAAIAQFFRQLEPNDMPIGGTAIARALQKARETFARDPKSKDHVRVIVLITDGEDLEGDPLAVARAAAQEGTRIDVVQIGGRAPEVIPEVGPDGKTTGIRRDDAGKPLTTELSAEGEAQLAGIAKETNGNIVRSDRGETGIDKIAAGLARMMKEELSEKIQIVGEEQYAWPLSIALLLLIAEALIPEAPRQKPLLPAAAGPALPSGGRRRKPRGARKAAAAGEEAGRAGA, from the coding sequence GTGAAATTCGCCTACGACCTGCTCCATTTCCCGGGGCTCCTCATCGCCATCGGGTGCGTGCTGTTCGTCGTGGCCTTCGCGGCCTCGCTGCTCCTCGCGTCGCTGGCGCGGGTGCGGGCCGAGAAGCGCTTCGGCGATCCGAGCCTGGTGGCCAAGCTCGCCACCTTCGACGCCGCCGGCCGGCGCGCCGCCAAAGGCGTGCTGCTCGTGCTCGGGCTCTTGCTGGCCTTCGGAGCGCTCTCGCGACCGCAATCGGCGGGGCAGCGGGTGCTCCCGGCCACCAACCTCGACGTGGTGGTCGTGCTCGACTACTCGAAGAGCATGTACGCGCGCGACATCCTGCCGAGCCGCATCGCGCGCGCCAAGGCCGAGGTGAGCGAGCTGATACGAAAGCTCAAAGGCGCGCGCTTCGGCGCGGTGGCCTTCGCGGGCGAGCCCATGAATTTTCCCCTCACCAGCGACGGCGCGGCCATCGCGCAGTTCTTCCGGCAGCTGGAGCCGAACGACATGCCCATCGGCGGCACGGCCATCGCGCGCGCGCTCCAAAAGGCGCGCGAGACGTTCGCGCGCGATCCGAAGTCCAAGGACCACGTGCGGGTCATCGTGCTCATCACCGACGGCGAAGATCTGGAGGGCGATCCGCTGGCGGTCGCGCGCGCCGCCGCGCAAGAGGGCACCCGCATCGACGTGGTGCAAATCGGCGGGCGCGCGCCCGAGGTGATCCCGGAGGTGGGCCCCGACGGCAAGACCACCGGCATCCGCCGCGACGACGCGGGCAAGCCGCTGACCACCGAGCTCTCCGCCGAGGGCGAAGCGCAGCTGGCCGGCATCGCCAAGGAGACCAACGGCAACATCGTGCGCTCCGATCGCGGCGAGACGGGCATCGACAAAATCGCCGCCGGCCTGGCCCGCATGATGAAAGAGGAGCTCTCGGAGAAGATCCAAATCGTGGGCGAGGAGCAGTACGCGTGGCCGCTCTCCATCGCGCTGCTCCTCTTGATCGCGGAGGCGCTCATCCCCGAGGCGCCGCGCCAGAAGCCGCTGTTGCCGGCGGCGGCCGGTCCCGCCCTGCCGAGCGGCGGCCGGCGAAGAAAGCCGCGAGGCGCGCGCAAAGCGGCGGCGGCCGGAGAGGAGGCGGGACGTGCGGGCGCATAA
- a CDS encoding VWA domain-containing protein: MSTNRVARTVLVLAGVLSAIAIGLVYPALARGEAWRSAQWTSKWWLLGLLVVPVVVWRMTLGADQRMPRLTIPTIAPLALGPRGVRTRLRDWPGILRGAALVLGVLALARPQNVLRGESAEELGIDIVIVLDLSGSMKAVMDQPLAQGPQGQGGRPTDRSRRQTRLDVAKEVIMDFIGKRKTDRIGVVVFGPSAYVLSPPTLDYPLLTTLVQKMELEIISGNGTAIGDAVGTGVARLRQSNARSKAIILLTDGDSNAGAIAPEYAAHLAQTQGVKIYTVQIGNGDEVEVQEGTDLFGQPHYVRAHFPVNPELLKKIAGDTGGESFVANDKVALERSMHAILDRLEKTRFESLSATMEDLFPFLLFPAVGLIALEALVRLLVVRRFP, translated from the coding sequence ATGAGCACCAACCGCGTGGCGCGCACCGTCCTCGTGCTCGCCGGCGTGCTTTCGGCCATCGCCATCGGCTTGGTCTACCCCGCCCTCGCGCGCGGTGAAGCGTGGCGGAGCGCGCAGTGGACCTCCAAGTGGTGGCTCCTCGGGCTCCTCGTGGTGCCCGTCGTGGTGTGGCGCATGACCCTCGGCGCCGATCAACGCATGCCGCGGCTCACCATCCCCACCATCGCGCCCTTGGCGCTGGGCCCGCGCGGCGTGCGCACCCGCCTGCGCGATTGGCCCGGCATCCTCCGCGGCGCCGCGCTGGTGCTCGGCGTCCTCGCGCTGGCGCGGCCGCAGAACGTGCTCCGCGGCGAGAGCGCCGAGGAGCTGGGGATCGACATCGTCATCGTGCTGGATCTCTCGGGCTCGATGAAGGCGGTCATGGACCAGCCGCTCGCGCAAGGGCCGCAAGGTCAGGGCGGGCGCCCCACCGATCGGAGCCGCCGCCAGACCCGCCTCGACGTGGCCAAGGAAGTCATCATGGACTTCATCGGCAAGCGCAAGACCGACCGCATCGGCGTGGTCGTCTTCGGGCCCTCGGCCTACGTGCTCTCGCCGCCCACCCTCGACTATCCGCTCCTCACCACCTTGGTGCAGAAGATGGAGCTCGAGATCATCAGCGGCAACGGCACCGCCATCGGCGACGCGGTGGGGACCGGGGTGGCGCGGCTGCGCCAGAGCAACGCGCGCTCCAAGGCCATCATCCTGCTCACCGACGGCGACTCCAACGCGGGCGCCATCGCCCCCGAGTACGCGGCCCACCTGGCGCAGACGCAAGGGGTCAAGATTTACACGGTGCAGATCGGCAACGGCGACGAGGTCGAGGTGCAGGAGGGCACCGACCTGTTCGGCCAGCCGCACTACGTCCGCGCGCACTTCCCGGTGAACCCCGAGCTGCTCAAGAAGATCGCGGGCGACACGGGCGGCGAGTCCTTCGTGGCGAACGACAAGGTGGCGCTGGAGCGCAGCATGCACGCCATCCTCGATCGCCTGGAGAAGACCCGGTTCGAGTCGCTCTCGGCCACCATGGAGGACCTCTTTCCGTTCCTCCTCTTCCCGGCGGTGGGGCTCATCGCGCTCGAAGCGCTGGTGCGTCTGCTCGTCGTGCGGAGGTTCCCGTGA
- a CDS encoding DUF58 domain-containing protein, producing the protein MIPKELLAALRTIEIHTARLANENLSGTYTSSFKGQGLAFREVRPYQMGDDVRSIDWNVSARMNDAFVKVFVEEREMTVMLVVDLSPSERFGTQRAPKTRVASEVAALLAFSAIRNNDRVGMILSTSQIERIVPPKKGEKHVMRVVREILGFEPRSAHVAPRAPDAPPPLGAQTDLKTALEALVGVARRRSIAFVVSDFFAQGYERALAVAARKHDVIPVVLVDPRDMELPDVGLATFEDLESGEAVLVDTSDPHVRASYADSMKKLALARNQAFLKLGVDTVEIRTGGSFVKPLRDLFARRARRMRTR; encoded by the coding sequence ATGATCCCCAAAGAGCTCCTCGCCGCGCTGCGGACCATCGAGATTCACACGGCGCGGCTGGCCAACGAGAACCTGTCGGGTACGTACACCTCGAGCTTCAAAGGCCAGGGCCTCGCCTTCCGCGAGGTGCGCCCGTACCAAATGGGCGACGACGTGCGCTCCATCGACTGGAACGTGTCGGCGCGCATGAACGACGCCTTCGTCAAGGTGTTCGTCGAAGAGCGCGAGATGACCGTGATGCTGGTGGTCGATCTCTCGCCGAGCGAGCGCTTCGGAACGCAGCGAGCGCCCAAGACGCGCGTGGCCTCCGAGGTCGCGGCGCTCCTGGCCTTCAGCGCCATCCGCAACAACGACCGCGTGGGCATGATCCTCTCGACCAGCCAAATCGAGCGCATCGTGCCCCCGAAAAAAGGCGAAAAGCACGTGATGCGCGTGGTGCGCGAGATCCTCGGCTTCGAGCCGCGCTCGGCCCACGTGGCCCCGCGCGCGCCCGACGCGCCGCCCCCGCTGGGCGCGCAGACGGATCTGAAGACGGCGCTGGAGGCGCTGGTGGGCGTGGCGCGCAGGCGGAGCATCGCCTTCGTGGTGAGCGACTTCTTCGCGCAAGGCTACGAGCGTGCGCTGGCGGTGGCCGCGCGCAAGCACGACGTGATCCCGGTGGTGCTGGTGGATCCGCGCGACATGGAGCTCCCCGACGTGGGCTTGGCCACGTTCGAAGATCTGGAGAGCGGCGAGGCCGTGCTCGTCGACACCTCCGATCCGCACGTGCGCGCGTCCTACGCCGATTCGATGAAAAAGCTGGCCCTGGCGCGCAATCAGGCGTTCCTGAAGCTGGGGGTCGACACGGTGGAGATCCGAACCGGCGGCTCGTTCGTCAAACCGCTGCGCGACTTGTTCGCGCGCCGCGCACGGAGGATGCGGACGCGATGA
- a CDS encoding MoxR family ATPase — protein sequence MHDVRALNELVAKESAFVDRLTSEVGKVIVGQSYMIERILIGLLTGGHVLLEGVPGLAKTLTVRTLCDAISAKFARIQFTPDLLPADVIGTVIYNQQKGDFTQKLGPVFANLVLADEINRAPAKVQSALLEAMQERQVTIGDKTYPLPQPFIVMATQNPIEQEGTYPLPEAQVDRFMLMIKVGYPSREDERKIMDRMTALEPVKAEAIILPTDLMNAKQIIGQVYVDEKVKDYIVEVVFATREPARHGLKDLAPLIEFGASPRASIALNLAARAHAFLRHRGYVTPEDVKAVGPDVLRHRLVLTYEADAEEVTAEQIVRRVFEVVEVP from the coding sequence ATGCACGATGTACGCGCGCTAAACGAGCTCGTTGCCAAAGAAAGCGCATTTGTCGATCGCCTCACGTCGGAGGTCGGAAAGGTCATCGTCGGCCAGTCCTACATGATCGAGCGCATCCTCATCGGCCTCCTCACCGGGGGGCACGTGCTTTTGGAGGGTGTACCGGGGCTCGCCAAGACGCTCACCGTTCGCACGCTGTGCGACGCCATCTCCGCCAAGTTTGCCCGCATTCAGTTCACGCCGGACCTGCTCCCGGCCGACGTGATCGGCACCGTCATCTACAACCAGCAAAAGGGCGACTTCACGCAGAAGCTCGGCCCCGTCTTCGCCAACCTGGTGCTGGCCGACGAGATCAACCGCGCGCCCGCCAAGGTGCAGAGCGCCCTGCTCGAGGCCATGCAAGAGCGGCAGGTGACCATCGGCGACAAGACGTACCCGCTCCCGCAGCCGTTCATCGTCATGGCCACGCAGAACCCCATCGAGCAAGAGGGAACGTACCCGCTGCCCGAGGCGCAGGTCGACCGCTTCATGCTGATGATCAAGGTCGGCTACCCTTCGCGCGAGGACGAGCGAAAGATCATGGATCGCATGACGGCGCTGGAGCCGGTCAAGGCGGAGGCCATCATTTTGCCGACCGACTTGATGAACGCCAAGCAGATCATCGGCCAGGTGTATGTCGACGAGAAGGTGAAGGACTACATCGTGGAGGTGGTGTTCGCGACCCGCGAGCCCGCGCGCCACGGGCTCAAGGATCTGGCGCCGCTCATCGAGTTCGGCGCGTCGCCCCGCGCGTCCATCGCGCTGAACTTGGCGGCGCGGGCGCACGCGTTCTTGCGCCACCGCGGCTATGTCACGCCGGAGGACGTCAAGGCGGTGGGGCCCGACGTGCTGCGGCACCGCCTGGTGCTCACCTACGAGGCCGACGCCGAAGAGGTGACGGCCGAGCAGATCGTGCGCCGGGTGTTCGAGGTGGTGGAAGTCCCCTGA
- a CDS encoding YncE family protein translates to MATAGAAGCSDKSKERNAANLPITLGLPQPITYDAVYVVNGTGNAITVIDAEKDFVNPSKIFLKNTTFPHYLSLSNDRSKLLVTAGAVGSPSGDGGTDGGTDGAADAGDAGNEAGATLTAASAPAPEVRNDGVDALHEGEHAEGQGHGIGAVLVLNAATGTTIKGRFTDGAVQSAVFGANEDEVWAAESTTPGNVLVMLTTTLVNKASIKVGDQPGRISIAQNERYAFVANTASNSVTAIDTATKIVPKNGTIAVGNGPIGAWQGPDDLAYVENAGDTTITAIDTRTLEVRRTFKLGFVAGAVGYGADNTIWVTDPKGGRVVLFSATGVKTWEIPTGAGAYGIAFSDDKKTAYVANSIANTVSVINVAGRIVRLRLNVGGNPNWVLFRPKDKNGPGLPGGDGGR, encoded by the coding sequence GTGGCAACGGCCGGTGCAGCCGGGTGCTCGGACAAGTCCAAAGAGCGCAACGCGGCCAACCTCCCGATAACCCTGGGGCTGCCCCAGCCCATCACCTACGACGCCGTGTACGTCGTCAATGGGACGGGCAACGCGATCACGGTCATCGACGCCGAGAAGGATTTCGTCAATCCCTCCAAAATTTTCCTGAAGAACACCACGTTCCCGCACTACCTGTCCCTCAGCAACGACCGCTCGAAGCTGCTGGTCACCGCCGGCGCCGTGGGTTCTCCATCGGGCGACGGAGGCACCGATGGGGGGACCGACGGCGCCGCCGACGCGGGGGACGCGGGGAACGAAGCCGGGGCCACCTTGACAGCAGCGAGCGCCCCAGCCCCCGAGGTGAGAAACGATGGCGTGGATGCGCTGCACGAGGGCGAGCACGCGGAGGGCCAGGGCCATGGCATCGGCGCCGTGCTCGTCTTGAACGCCGCCACCGGCACCACCATCAAAGGGCGCTTTACGGATGGCGCGGTCCAGAGCGCCGTCTTCGGCGCAAATGAAGACGAGGTCTGGGCCGCCGAGTCCACCACCCCGGGCAACGTGCTCGTCATGCTCACCACCACCCTGGTGAACAAGGCCAGCATCAAGGTGGGCGATCAGCCCGGGCGCATTTCGATCGCCCAGAACGAGCGGTATGCCTTCGTGGCCAACACCGCCTCCAACTCGGTGACCGCCATCGATACGGCGACCAAGATCGTGCCCAAGAATGGCACCATCGCGGTTGGAAACGGGCCCATCGGTGCCTGGCAGGGGCCCGACGATCTGGCCTATGTCGAAAACGCCGGCGACACCACCATTACGGCCATCGACACGCGCACCCTCGAAGTGCGGCGCACCTTCAAGCTGGGCTTCGTGGCCGGCGCGGTGGGGTACGGGGCGGACAACACCATCTGGGTGACCGATCCAAAGGGCGGCCGGGTCGTGCTCTTTTCCGCGACCGGGGTGAAGACGTGGGAGATCCCCACCGGCGCGGGTGCCTACGGCATCGCGTTCTCGGACGACAAGAAGACCGCCTACGTGGCGAATTCCATCGCCAACACGGTGTCCGTCATCAACGTGGCCGGAAGAATCGTGCGACTCCGCCTCAATGTGGGTGGAAATCCCAACTGGGTGCTCTTCCGACCGAAAGACAAAAATGGCCCCGGCCTCCCGGGGGGCGACGGGGGCAGGTGA
- a CDS encoding zinc-binding dehydrogenase → MKTEAMVIRQTGGPEVLTRETIEIPEPGPREVLVRIRAVALNHVDIWMRRGLPHVKYDFPHRLGADIAGEIEALGPGARGCTVGQKVLLAPAVSCGVCARCLSGEDNLCPQYRMFGETTQGGYARHIVVPDANILPYPGELPFTQAAALPLVYLTAWQMVVARAQVKPGDTVLVQAVGSGVSTAAIQIAKLHGARVIGTAGSDEKLARAKELGLDEGINYTTADFVAEVKKLTGSKKGVDAVIEHVGGDVFVKSILATRWGGCVVTCGATAGFAPTIDLRHIFFRQVRVLGSTMGSKGDLHRMIPLFSQGKLRPVVDRVLPLWSAAEAHRVLEERKAFGKVVLEVD, encoded by the coding sequence ATGAAAACCGAAGCCATGGTCATCCGCCAAACCGGTGGCCCCGAGGTGCTGACCCGCGAGACCATCGAGATCCCCGAGCCTGGCCCTCGCGAGGTGCTCGTGCGCATCCGCGCCGTCGCGCTCAACCATGTCGACATCTGGATGCGGCGCGGTTTGCCCCACGTCAAGTACGACTTCCCGCACCGACTCGGCGCGGATATTGCGGGCGAAATCGAGGCGCTGGGACCCGGTGCGCGGGGTTGCACGGTGGGGCAGAAGGTGCTCCTCGCGCCGGCGGTTTCGTGTGGGGTTTGCGCGCGCTGCCTGTCGGGCGAGGACAACCTTTGCCCGCAGTATCGCATGTTCGGTGAAACCACGCAGGGCGGGTACGCGCGGCACATCGTGGTGCCCGATGCGAACATTTTGCCCTACCCCGGCGAGCTTCCCTTTACGCAGGCGGCCGCCCTTCCGCTGGTCTACCTCACGGCGTGGCAGATGGTCGTCGCGCGCGCCCAGGTCAAACCGGGGGACACGGTGCTCGTGCAGGCTGTCGGCAGCGGGGTGTCGACGGCGGCGATTCAGATCGCCAAGCTCCATGGCGCCCGCGTGATTGGGACCGCGGGGAGCGACGAGAAGCTCGCGCGCGCGAAGGAGCTCGGGCTCGACGAGGGCATCAACTACACGACCGCGGACTTCGTGGCGGAGGTGAAGAAGCTCACCGGCAGCAAGAAGGGCGTGGATGCGGTCATCGAGCACGTGGGTGGCGATGTGTTCGTCAAGAGCATTCTGGCCACGCGCTGGGGGGGATGCGTGGTGACCTGCGGGGCCACCGCCGGCTTCGCGCCCACCATCGATTTGCGCCATATTTTCTTCCGGCAGGTTCGGGTGCTGGGCTCGACGATGGGCTCCAAAGGGGATCTGCACCGCATGATCCCGCTCTTTTCGCAGGGGAAGCTGCGCCCGGTGGTCGACCGGGTGCTGCCCCTGTGGAGCGCGGCCGAGGCCCACCGCGTGCTCGAGGAGCGAAAGGCGTTCGGCAAAGTCGTCTTGGAGGTGGATTGA
- a CDS encoding energy transducer TonB, translating to MNVGRALLGGAVVFGVVGVGLCLVQCSPNAELVEPAAPRGADSMRSMDAEPDVSMPSDGGFAVQDAGGATLPLAREGSAAAPSAREGSAAAPLAREDSGTAPSARAPRCGEPGQPVCAKRKLLAGWTPPRFLSGEQHLEATPEAKRAGVEGLILAKCMITEEGAVTNCAIIRGLPYMDEATIVHLQARRFTPATAQGLPVSVYYTFTLRINGNGLPSADGGSGPP from the coding sequence ATGAACGTGGGAAGGGCGCTCCTCGGGGGTGCAGTCGTTTTCGGGGTGGTGGGCGTGGGCCTTTGCCTCGTGCAATGCAGTCCGAACGCCGAGCTCGTCGAACCTGCTGCGCCTCGCGGTGCCGATTCGATGCGTTCCATGGACGCGGAGCCCGATGTGTCGATGCCGTCGGACGGCGGTTTCGCCGTGCAGGATGCGGGGGGCGCAACATTGCCATTGGCGCGCGAGGGCTCGGCGGCGGCGCCGTCTGCGCGCGAGGGCTCGGCGGCGGCGCCGTTGGCGCGTGAAGACTCGGGAACGGCGCCGTCGGCCCGCGCGCCTAGGTGCGGCGAACCTGGGCAGCCCGTGTGTGCGAAGCGCAAGTTGCTCGCGGGGTGGACGCCTCCCCGATTTTTATCCGGCGAGCAGCACCTCGAGGCCACACCCGAGGCGAAGCGCGCAGGCGTCGAAGGTTTGATCCTCGCCAAGTGCATGATCACAGAGGAGGGTGCGGTCACGAATTGTGCAATCATCAGGGGCCTGCCCTACATGGACGAAGCCACGATTGTGCATCTCCAAGCTCGCCGCTTCACGCCTGCCACGGCTCAGGGACTGCCGGTCTCCGTGTACTACACGTTTACATTGCGCATTAATGGGAATGGGCTGCCTTCTGCCGACGGAGGCTCGGGCCCACCATGA
- a CDS encoding energy transducer TonB, translating into MIHRPTSDRAIAGWRRNIVEALLAGAFVFGMVGMAMFVSCYRLGTAPIRPSPYDDPNLVVMFGPKTASTAPLDPLFTKPLDEVPRILPPYRYCGGSRQPACCGAPGEPACKPTASPVCGDPGQPPCRTPPRGWHSSPGMNRPQLLSGDEHLEATAAAKREGAAGLILAKCTITDAGDVTNCRILKGLPHMDEATVANLEVRRYTPVVFRGKPVPVDYTFTFRIEADPSAIAGPRQPGPMM; encoded by the coding sequence ATGATCCATCGCCCGACGTCCGATCGCGCCATCGCCGGGTGGCGTCGAAACATCGTGGAGGCGCTCCTCGCAGGCGCATTTGTTTTTGGCATGGTGGGCATGGCCATGTTCGTGTCGTGCTACCGCCTCGGCACCGCGCCCATTCGGCCGAGCCCTTACGACGATCCGAACCTGGTGGTGATGTTCGGGCCAAAGACCGCATCGACGGCGCCGCTCGATCCCTTGTTCACGAAGCCCCTCGACGAGGTCCCGCGGATCCTGCCGCCCTATCGCTATTGTGGAGGCTCGCGCCAACCTGCTTGTTGCGGCGCTCCGGGCGAGCCCGCGTGCAAGCCCACGGCTTCCCCCGTGTGCGGCGATCCCGGACAGCCACCGTGCCGTACGCCGCCAAGGGGCTGGCATAGCAGCCCCGGGATGAACCGCCCGCAGCTTTTGTCCGGCGACGAACACCTCGAGGCCACGGCCGCGGCAAAGCGCGAAGGCGCTGCGGGGTTGATCCTCGCAAAGTGCACCATCACCGATGCCGGGGATGTCACGAACTGCCGAATCCTCAAGGGGCTGCCTCATATGGACGAAGCAACCGTCGCCAATCTCGAGGTGCGCCGGTACACCCCCGTTGTCTTTCGGGGAAAGCCCGTCCCCGTGGATTATACGTTTACGTTCCGCATCGAGGCCGATCCATCGGCGATCGCGGGGCCGCGGCAGCCGGGACCCATGATGTGA